The genomic stretch TTTTGACCACCTGAGAAGTTTTGACCACCTTGAGAGACTTGGGCTTTCAATTGACCTTCTTTACTTTCAACGAAGTCTTTACCTTGTGCCAAATCAAGTGCTTCCCACATCTTGTCATCATCAAGCGGTGAACTATTGCTGTCACCCATGTCCATATTTGAAGCAATGTCTCCACTAAAGAGCACAGCTTTTTGCGGAATGTAACCAATAATCTTGTGAAGGGTGTCATGATCGTAATCACGAACGTCAACACCGTCAACTTTGATTGTTCCTTCACTTGCATCATAAAAACGAGGAATCAAGTTTACCAATGTTGATTTACCTGAACCAGTTGATCCGATAAAGGCAACCGTATCACCTGCTTTAGCTTTAAAGGAAACATGTTCCAAAACAGCTTCCGAATGATCGCTATATCGGAAAGACACATCATCAAATTCTACAGAACCTTTTTCGACCGGCTGAACTTTACTTTCTTCAGGATAAATAACAGATGGTTTTGTATCTAAAACTTCATTGATACGACCAGCAGCAACAACTGCACGGGGAAGAATGAAGAAGACAATAATCATCATCATAAATCCAATGACCACCTGCATGGCATATGATGAATAAACCACCATATCTGAGAAGATATTAACTTTATCTTGCATAGCACCAGCGATTTTAGTTGGATCTTTTGGAATAGCAATATCCTCAATCAAGAAGGCACCGATCCAATAAATGGCCAAAGTCATCCCGCTTGAAATACTTGTCATAACTGGCGACATCAAAGCCATTGAACGGTTGATAAAGAGGTTAAAGTTTGTCACGTTATCATTAGCTTTAGCAAATTTACCATCTTGATAACTTTCAGCATTGTAAGCACGAACAACACGAATACCTGTCAATGACTCACGTGTAATACTGTTCAATTTATCTGTTAATTTTTGAATCATGCGTTGTTTTGGCATTACCATCATCAACAAGAAAATCAACATCAAAATCATGACAGCCACTGCTACAACCAGCACCATCAACCACTCATGGTTTTTATCAGCAATCTTCGTGATTGCCCAGATTGCCATAATGGGTCCTTTGGTAATAACTTGAAGTCCCATGGTAAAGACCAACTGAATTTGAGTAATGTCATTTGTTGTACGTGTCAAAAGACTTGGAATTGAAAATTTCTTGATTTCCGCATCCGAAAAGTCCAAAACACTATGGAAAATATCATCACGCAAACGCGTACTGAAACTTGCTGCGATGCGTGCGGCTAAGAATCCGACAACTACAGAGGCTGCAAAACTTCCTAAAGAAAGCAAGACCATACGCATACCTGGGGCATCTAGATTCCAAGCAAAAATATCTTTTGCTTTTGTTCCTTGAGTTGAGAGCAAGGATGTGATGTCAGACATGTAATCTGGAATTTTCAAATCCAAGAAAACATTCAAACACACAAATAAGACGGCAATAATCATCATGATGATTTCTTTTGCCGTTAAACGTTTAAAAATTTTTAACATGCGTTACTCCTTGTTTTCTAAGTTTTTCAAAATGCGATCAAAGACACGACCAGAAATTTCTAGTTCTTCACGGCTAATACCATCAAAAATTTGTTTATGAATAGCAGTATGAAAAGCATCGATGTCTTTGGATTTTGCTTTGCCCAGCTCAGTCAAGACGACACGCTTATAACGCTTATCAACCTCTGACGGAACCACCTCAATAAAGCCATTCTTCTCCATTCGCTTAATCAAATTACTGGTCACAGATTTTGAAATCTTAAGCTTACGCTCAATGTCCTTGATGAAAACTTCCTTGTCTTCATTTTCACGTAAATAAAGAACTGCAAAACCCTGCGGACCAGCGAGATTTTCAACACCATGCTGCTCACCGAGCTCATGTACCCGATTCTCCATCAAATTAATAAAGTATCTAAATTGTGAAAACGGATCTTTGTCTCGCATTTTTTCCTCACTTTCTGAAATTTTTCAAGATTTATTCTTGTAAAATACATTGTAGTTCTTATGAGAACTAATGTCAAGAAAAAAGTTCTCATGGTAATTATTTTTTAACCAGTAAAAAAAGAAAAGCTGCACTAACAACTTTTCTAGATGATAATACCTTCTAAGTGGTCTAGTTCATGCTGACAGATTTGTGCTGCTAAACCAGTTAATGTTAAGCTTTGTTTATTCCAATTCTTGTCCATAAAAGTAACATCGATTTTTTGGTAACGTCGTGTTGGACGAGACCCTAAAAGTGATAGACAAGACTCTTCAGTGTCAAAAGGAAGAGATTTGTTCGTCAGAACTGGATTAAACATCACCAAATCTGCCAAGCCCATATTGACAATAATCACGCGTTTTTTAACACCAATCATATTCGCTGCCATTCCAATGCAATTAGCACGATTCGCATTTAAGGTATCCTGCAAATCTTGGGCTAGATACAAATCCTCTTTTGTAGCTTCTTGCGATTTTTGCGCCAAGAAAAAGGTATCTTTTACAATTTCTTTAATCATGATTTCTCCAAAAATAATTCCATAATGTCAAAATCGATAGACTTGCCATCAATTTCCATAAAGCCTTCAAAGGTTCCAATCCTACGAAAACCTAAACTTTCATAGAGGTGAATAGCTCCCTTATTATCCGTACGAACCTCAAGTGAGAGAATTTTAAGACCTGATTGTCGACTAAGATCGATTAAGCGTGTTAAGAGTTTACGCCCAATGCCTTTATTCCAATAGGCTTTTTTAACTGCAATTCCAATTTCTGCACGGTGTGACAAACGTTTTTTTCGAAAACTT from Streptococcus ruminicola encodes the following:
- a CDS encoding ABC transporter ATP-binding protein, whose translation is MLKIFKRLTAKEIIMMIIAVLFVCLNVFLDLKIPDYMSDITSLLSTQGTKAKDIFAWNLDAPGMRMVLLSLGSFAASVVVGFLAARIAASFSTRLRDDIFHSVLDFSDAEIKKFSIPSLLTRTTNDITQIQLVFTMGLQVITKGPIMAIWAITKIADKNHEWLMVLVVAVAVMILMLIFLLMMVMPKQRMIQKLTDKLNSITRESLTGIRVVRAYNAESYQDGKFAKANDNVTNFNLFINRSMALMSPVMTSISSGMTLAIYWIGAFLIEDIAIPKDPTKIAGAMQDKVNIFSDMVVYSSYAMQVVIGFMMMIIVFFILPRAVVAAGRINEVLDTKPSVIYPEESKVQPVEKGSVEFDDVSFRYSDHSEAVLEHVSFKAKAGDTVAFIGSTGSGKSTLVNLIPRFYDASEGTIKVDGVDVRDYDHDTLHKIIGYIPQKAVLFSGDIASNMDMGDSNSSPLDDDKMWEALDLAQGKDFVESKEGQLKAQVSQGGQNFSGGQKQRLAIARALARKPEIIIFDDSFSALDYKTDRILRSQLKERTADMTKLIVAQRISTIMDADQILVLDEGKVVGQGTHEELLANNEVYREIAYSQLSKEELENGK
- a CDS encoding MarR family winged helix-turn-helix transcriptional regulator gives rise to the protein MRDKDPFSQFRYFINLMENRVHELGEQHGVENLAGPQGFAVLYLRENEDKEVFIKDIERKLKISKSVTSNLIKRMEKNGFIEVVPSEVDKRYKRVVLTELGKAKSKDIDAFHTAIHKQIFDGISREELEISGRVFDRILKNLENKE
- a CDS encoding peptide deformylase; this encodes MIKEIVKDTFFLAQKSQEATKEDLYLAQDLQDTLNANRANCIGMAANMIGVKKRVIIVNMGLADLVMFNPVLTNKSLPFDTEESCLSLLGSRPTRRYQKIDVTFMDKNWNKQSLTLTGLAAQICQHELDHLEGIII
- a CDS encoding GNAT family N-acetyltransferase; amino-acid sequence: MIEVREVTVKDAKNLLEFCNQVGSETDNLSYGSEGMGLSVAEEEKILAKFQNDKMSYFLLAEENGQIVGSCNCRSFRKKRLSHRAEIGIAVKKAYWNKGIGRKLLTRLIDLSRQSGLKILSLEVRTDNKGAIHLYESLGFRRIGTFEGFMEIDGKSIDFDIMELFLEKS